A window of Piliocolobus tephrosceles isolate RC106 chromosome 13, ASM277652v3, whole genome shotgun sequence contains these coding sequences:
- the ZW10 gene encoding centromere/kinetochore protein zw10 homolog isoform X1, which yields MASFVTEVLAHSGRLEKEDLGTRISRLTRRVEEIKGEVCNMISKKYSEFLPSMQSAQGLITQVDKLSEDIDLLKSRIESEVCRDLHVSTGEFTDLKQQLERDSVVLSLLKQLQEFSTAIEEYNCALTEKKYVTGAQHLEEAQKCLKLLKSRKCFDLKILKSLSMELTIQKQNILYHLGEEWQKLIVWKFPPSKDTSSLESYLQTELHLYTEQSHKEEKTPMPPISSVLLAFSVLGELHSKLKSFGQMLLKYILRPLASCPSLHAVIESQPNIVIRFESIMTNLEYPSPSEVFTKIRLVLEVLQKQLLDLSLDSDLENEKTSTVPLAEMLGDMIWEDLSECLIKNCLVYSIPTNSSKLQQYEEIIQSTEEFENALKEMRFLKGDTTDLLKYARNINSHFANKKCQDVIVAARNLMTSEIHNTVKIIPDSKINVPELPTPDEDNKLEVQKVSNTQYNEVVNLEPENTLDQHSFSLPTCRISESVKKLMELAYQTLLEATSSSDQCAVQLFYSVRNIFHLFHDVVPTYHKENLQKLPQLAAIHHNNCMYIAHHLLTLGHQFRLRLAPILCDGAATFVDLVPGFRRLGTECFLAQMRAQKGELLERLSSARNFSNMDDEENYSVASKAVRQVLHQLKRLGIVWQDVLPVNIYCKAMGTLLNTAISEIIGKITALEDISTEDGDRLYSLCKTVMDEGPQVFAPLSEESKNKKYQEEVPVYVPKWMPFKELMMMLQASLQEIGDRWADGKGPLAAAFSSSEVKALIRALFQNTERRAAALAKIK from the exons ATGGCCTCGTTCGTGACAGAAGTTTTGGCACACTCCGGGAGGCTGGAAAAGGAGGATCTGGGGACCCGGATCAGCCGCCTGACCCGGCGGGTGGAGGAGATTAAG ggTGAGGTGTGCAATATGATTAGCAAGAAGTACAGTGAATTCCTGCCTAGCATGCAGAGTGCGCAGGGCCTGATTACCCAGGTGGATAAGCTATCTGAAGACATTGACCTGCTGAAATCCAGGATAGAGAGTGAG GTCTGCCGGGATCTTCATGTATCAACTGGTGAATTTACAGACTTAAAGCAGCAGTTGGAAAGAGACTCAGTTGTCCTAAGTTTGCTTAAACAGTTGCAGGAG TTTTCCACTGCTATTGAAGAATATAATTGTGCATTAACAGAGAAGAAATATGTCACTGGTGCTCAGCATCTGGAAGAG GCACAGAAATGCTTGAAGTTATTAAAATCCAGAAAAtgctttgatttaaaaatattgaaatctctCAGCATGGAGCTCACAATACAGAAACAGAACATACTTTATCACCTTGGAGAAGAGTGGCAGAAGCTGATTGTATGGAAGTTCCCACCATCAAAAG aTACCAGCAGTTTGGAATCTTACCTACAAACTGAACTTCATTTATACACTGAACAATCACACAAAGAGGAGAAGACCCCTATGCCACCCATCAGTTCTGTCCTCTTGGCATTTTCTGTTCTTGGAGAACTACACAGCAAGCTTAAATCATTTG GTCAGATGCTGCTGAAGTATATCCTTAGGCCTCTGGCATCTTGTCCATCCCTTCACGCTGTGATAGAAAGCCAGCCTAACATAGTTATTCGTTTTGAATCTATAATGACTAACTTGGAATATCCATCACCATCTGAAGTTTTTACAAAGATCAGACTGGTACTAGAAGTGCTCCAGAAACAGCTTCTAG atctGTCACTTGACTCTGacctagaaaatgaaaaaacgtCTACTGTCCCGTTGGCTGAGATGCTTGGAGACATGATCTGGGAGGACTTGTCTGAGTGCCTCATCAAAAACTGTTTGGTTTATTCTATTCCAACAAATAGCAGCAAATTACAGCAATATGAAGAG ATCATACAATCCACTGAAGAATTTGAAAATGCCCTAAaggaaatgagatttttaaaaggagataCTACAGATTTGCTGAAATATGCTCGTAACATCAATTCTCATTTTGCCAACAAGAAGTGCCAGGATGTGATTGTGGCAGCCAGAAATCTAATGACCTCTGAAATTCATAACACTGTGAAG ATTATTCCTGATTCTAAGATAAATGTGCCGGAGTTACCCACTCCTGATGAGGATAACAAACTGGAAGTACAGAAAGTGTCCAATACTCAGTACAACGAAGTGGTGAATTTAGAGCCTGAAAATACGTTGGACCAACATTCCTTTTCCTTGCCCACATGCCGGATCAGTGAATCAGTGAAGAAATTAATGGAACTTGCCTATCAGACTTTACTAGAGGCAACATCCAGTAGTGATCAATG tgctgtTCAACTTTTCTACTCAGTGAGGAATATCTTCCATTTGTTCCATGATGTTGTACCAACATATCACAA GGAGAACCTTCAAAAACTTCCCCAGTTGGCCGCTATTCATCACAACAACTGTATGTACATTGCTCACCACTTGTTGACCCTCGGGCATCAGTTCAGATTGCGTCTGGCCCCCATTCTTTGTGATGGCGCTGCTACTTTTGTGGATCTTGTACCTGGCTTCAGGAGACTTG GGACAGAATGCTTTTTGGCCCAAATGCGGGCACAGAAAGGTGAACTTCTGGAAAGATTATCAAGTGCTAGGAACTTTTCAAATATGGACGATGAAGAAAATTATTCTGTAGCAAGTAAAGCAGTCCGGCAG GTACTGCACCAACTAAAGAGACTTGGAATTGTGTGGCAGGATGTCCTGCCAGTGAATATATATTGTAAGGCTATGGGGACTTTACTCAATACAGCAATTTCTGAGATCATTGGCAAAATTACTGCCCTAGAG GACATATCTACTGAAGATGGTGATAGATTATATTCCTTATGCAAAACAGTGATGGATGAAGGACCCCAAGTATTTGCACCTTTATCTGAAGAAAGCAAGAACAAGAAATATCAAGAAGAGGTTCCAGTCTATGTGCCAAAATGGATGCCATTCAAGGAATTGATGATGATGCTACAAGCCAGCTTGCAAGAAATTGGGGATCG
- the ZW10 gene encoding centromere/kinetochore protein zw10 homolog isoform X2, protein MASFVTEVLAHSGRLEKEDLGTRISRLTRRVEEIKGEVCNMISKKYSEFLPSMQSAQGLITQVDKLSEDIDLLKSRIESEVCRDLHVSTGEFTDLKQQLERDSVVLSLLKQLQEFSTAIEEYNCALTEKKYVTGAQHLEEAQKCLKLLKSRKCFDLKILKSLSMELTIQKQNILYHLGEEWQKLIVWKFPPSKDTSSLESYLQTELHLYTEQSHKEEKTPMPPISSVLLAFSVLGELHSKLKSFGQMLLKYILRPLASCPSLHAVIESQPNIVIRFESIMTNLEYPSPSEVFTKIRLVLEVLQKQLLENEKTSTVPLAEMLGDMIWEDLSECLIKNCLVYSIPTNSSKLQQYEEIIQSTEEFENALKEMRFLKGDTTDLLKYARNINSHFANKKCQDVIVAARNLMTSEIHNTVKIIPDSKINVPELPTPDEDNKLEVQKVSNTQYNEVVNLEPENTLDQHSFSLPTCRISESVKKLMELAYQTLLEATSSSDQCAVQLFYSVRNIFHLFHDVVPTYHKENLQKLPQLAAIHHNNCMYIAHHLLTLGHQFRLRLAPILCDGAATFVDLVPGFRRLGTECFLAQMRAQKGELLERLSSARNFSNMDDEENYSVASKAVRQVLHQLKRLGIVWQDVLPVNIYCKAMGTLLNTAISEIIGKITALEDISTEDGDRLYSLCKTVMDEGPQVFAPLSEESKNKKYQEEVPVYVPKWMPFKELMMMLQASLQEIGDRWADGKGPLAAAFSSSEVKALIRALFQNTERRAAALAKIK, encoded by the exons ATGGCCTCGTTCGTGACAGAAGTTTTGGCACACTCCGGGAGGCTGGAAAAGGAGGATCTGGGGACCCGGATCAGCCGCCTGACCCGGCGGGTGGAGGAGATTAAG ggTGAGGTGTGCAATATGATTAGCAAGAAGTACAGTGAATTCCTGCCTAGCATGCAGAGTGCGCAGGGCCTGATTACCCAGGTGGATAAGCTATCTGAAGACATTGACCTGCTGAAATCCAGGATAGAGAGTGAG GTCTGCCGGGATCTTCATGTATCAACTGGTGAATTTACAGACTTAAAGCAGCAGTTGGAAAGAGACTCAGTTGTCCTAAGTTTGCTTAAACAGTTGCAGGAG TTTTCCACTGCTATTGAAGAATATAATTGTGCATTAACAGAGAAGAAATATGTCACTGGTGCTCAGCATCTGGAAGAG GCACAGAAATGCTTGAAGTTATTAAAATCCAGAAAAtgctttgatttaaaaatattgaaatctctCAGCATGGAGCTCACAATACAGAAACAGAACATACTTTATCACCTTGGAGAAGAGTGGCAGAAGCTGATTGTATGGAAGTTCCCACCATCAAAAG aTACCAGCAGTTTGGAATCTTACCTACAAACTGAACTTCATTTATACACTGAACAATCACACAAAGAGGAGAAGACCCCTATGCCACCCATCAGTTCTGTCCTCTTGGCATTTTCTGTTCTTGGAGAACTACACAGCAAGCTTAAATCATTTG GTCAGATGCTGCTGAAGTATATCCTTAGGCCTCTGGCATCTTGTCCATCCCTTCACGCTGTGATAGAAAGCCAGCCTAACATAGTTATTCGTTTTGAATCTATAATGACTAACTTGGAATATCCATCACCATCTGAAGTTTTTACAAAGATCAGACTGGTACTAGAAGTGCTCCAGAAACAGCTTCTAG aaaatgaaaaaacgtCTACTGTCCCGTTGGCTGAGATGCTTGGAGACATGATCTGGGAGGACTTGTCTGAGTGCCTCATCAAAAACTGTTTGGTTTATTCTATTCCAACAAATAGCAGCAAATTACAGCAATATGAAGAG ATCATACAATCCACTGAAGAATTTGAAAATGCCCTAAaggaaatgagatttttaaaaggagataCTACAGATTTGCTGAAATATGCTCGTAACATCAATTCTCATTTTGCCAACAAGAAGTGCCAGGATGTGATTGTGGCAGCCAGAAATCTAATGACCTCTGAAATTCATAACACTGTGAAG ATTATTCCTGATTCTAAGATAAATGTGCCGGAGTTACCCACTCCTGATGAGGATAACAAACTGGAAGTACAGAAAGTGTCCAATACTCAGTACAACGAAGTGGTGAATTTAGAGCCTGAAAATACGTTGGACCAACATTCCTTTTCCTTGCCCACATGCCGGATCAGTGAATCAGTGAAGAAATTAATGGAACTTGCCTATCAGACTTTACTAGAGGCAACATCCAGTAGTGATCAATG tgctgtTCAACTTTTCTACTCAGTGAGGAATATCTTCCATTTGTTCCATGATGTTGTACCAACATATCACAA GGAGAACCTTCAAAAACTTCCCCAGTTGGCCGCTATTCATCACAACAACTGTATGTACATTGCTCACCACTTGTTGACCCTCGGGCATCAGTTCAGATTGCGTCTGGCCCCCATTCTTTGTGATGGCGCTGCTACTTTTGTGGATCTTGTACCTGGCTTCAGGAGACTTG GGACAGAATGCTTTTTGGCCCAAATGCGGGCACAGAAAGGTGAACTTCTGGAAAGATTATCAAGTGCTAGGAACTTTTCAAATATGGACGATGAAGAAAATTATTCTGTAGCAAGTAAAGCAGTCCGGCAG GTACTGCACCAACTAAAGAGACTTGGAATTGTGTGGCAGGATGTCCTGCCAGTGAATATATATTGTAAGGCTATGGGGACTTTACTCAATACAGCAATTTCTGAGATCATTGGCAAAATTACTGCCCTAGAG GACATATCTACTGAAGATGGTGATAGATTATATTCCTTATGCAAAACAGTGATGGATGAAGGACCCCAAGTATTTGCACCTTTATCTGAAGAAAGCAAGAACAAGAAATATCAAGAAGAGGTTCCAGTCTATGTGCCAAAATGGATGCCATTCAAGGAATTGATGATGATGCTACAAGCCAGCTTGCAAGAAATTGGGGATCG